One region of Chryseobacterium sp. C-71 genomic DNA includes:
- a CDS encoding 5-formyltetrahydrofolate cyclo-ligase — MKKSEFRKLYLEKRKALLQDKVVSLSEKIFENFINYFKPILGQKIHIFIPIEKFNEIKTERFIQYFLSRNIQVFVPKIVDTKLISVEIFNETKFEINNWGISEPVSNQDSGISDFDFIITPLLYCDSKGNRVGYGKGFYDEFFESVSKDSKKIGVNYFDPDDMIDDVWENDIPLDYLVTPTEVLSFFKGF; from the coding sequence ATGAAAAAATCAGAATTCAGAAAATTATATCTTGAAAAAAGAAAAGCACTGTTGCAAGATAAAGTTGTTTCATTGTCTGAGAAAATTTTCGAGAATTTCATCAATTATTTTAAACCGATTTTAGGACAGAAAATTCATATTTTTATTCCTATTGAAAAGTTTAACGAAATAAAAACTGAACGTTTCATTCAATATTTTTTAAGCCGAAATATTCAGGTTTTTGTCCCAAAAATTGTTGATACTAAATTGATTTCTGTTGAGATTTTCAATGAAACAAAATTTGAAATAAATAATTGGGGAATTTCTGAGCCTGTCTCAAATCAAGATTCGGGAATTTCTGATTTTGATTTTATCATTACTCCACTTTTATATTGCGACAGTAAAGGCAATAGAGTAGGCTATGGCAAAGGTTTTTATGATGAGTTTTTTGAAAGTGTTTCCAAAGATTCAAAAAAAATCGGAGTCAATTATTTTGACCCCGATGATATGATTGATGATGTCTGGGAAAATGATATTCCCTTAGACTATCTGGTAACTCCTACAGAAGTACTGTCTTTTTTCAAAGGATTCTGA